The Salvelinus fontinalis isolate EN_2023a chromosome 31, ASM2944872v1, whole genome shotgun sequence genome has a window encoding:
- the LOC129829522 gene encoding SPRY domain-containing SOCS box protein 1: MGQSVPGGIKTIDMRDPAFRPLKLELAALDHAKPSRLDLLLDMPPAGQDVQMQHSWNNNDRSLNIFVKDDNRLVFHRHPVAQSTDAIRACIGYTRGLHVWEISWAMRQRGTHAIVGVATGDAPLHSVGYTTLVGNNHESWGWDLGRNKLYHDGKNQPSKAYPSFLEPDETFLVPDSFLVVLDMDEGTLSYIVDGQYLGVAFRGLKGKKLYPVVSAVWGHCEIRIRYINGLDPEPLPLLEVCRRSVRVALGRERLSEIHGLPLPASLKNYLLYQ, from the exons ATGGGACAGAGTGTCCCTGGAGGCATAAAGACTATTGACATGAGGGACCCGGCGTTCAGGCCTCTGAAGCTGGAGTTGGCAGCTTTGGATCACGCCAAACCCTCCAGGCTGGATCTGCTGCTGGACATGCCCCCTGCTGGACAGGATGTCCAAATGCAGCACTCGTGGAACAACAACGACCGATCCCTAAACATCTTCGTCAAGGACGACAACAGACTGGTGTTCCACCGGCACCCCGTGGCTCAGAGCACGGATGCCATCCGGGCCTGTATCGGCTACACCCGGGGGCTCCACGTCTGGGAGATCAGCTGGGCCATGAGACAGCGGGGAACGCACGCCATCGTCGGTGTGGCGACAGGAGACGCGCCGTTACATTCTGTAGGCTACACCACCCTGGTGGGTAATAACCACGAGTCCTGGGGCTGGGACCTGGGACGAAATAAACTGTACCACGATGGGAAGAACCAGCCCAGTAAGGCATACCCTTCGTTCCTGGAGCCGGATGAGACGTTTCTAGTCCCCGATTCATTCCTGGTAGTGTTGGACATGGATGAGGGCACTCTGAGTTATATAGTGGACGGACAGTACCTTGGGGTGGCTTTCAGAGGACTCAAAGGGAAGAAGCTGTACCCTGTCGTCAGTGCTGTGTGGGGGCACTGTGAAATACGAATCCGCTACATCAATGGACTCGATC ctgaGCCTCTCCCTCTGCTGGAGGTGTGTCGGCGCTCTGTGAGGGTGGCTCTGGGCAGAGAACGACTGAGTGAGATCCATGGTCTGCCTCTACCGGCCTCTCTCAAGAATTACCTGCTCTACCAATGA